In the Candidatus Baltobacteraceae bacterium genome, one interval contains:
- a CDS encoding efflux RND transporter permease subunit translates to MSLTRLFVSRPTLVFVIVALMSFAGIVSTAVIVKQLFPNVSQPTVTINVQYNGASVTEMRDNIVAPIEQQLAGTTDLQTINSTVQQGTASIVAVYYLGSDIATDVALTQKAVQAAEKELPTNLTPPVIQIRDPSQSVVISLGVFSPKLNTGQLSLLVDNVIVPRIQQIKGISNVFVGGDVIPAYEVEADPAKLAARNLTLNDLINTLANDNQRVPGGIAYAPNRETSIDVRGDITTPSTIANLPVIVSGAGGANAGLNSLPGGVDTWTASNAVTRIGDVASVVAGNELQRRFAQVNGRPGLFLFIQKASDASEVDSSENVLRDLPQIQRQFPELQFKLLNTQSRFTTQQIDLVTRTLTEAMILTGIAMLFFLRSWRSAIVVCIAIPTSLAIAMTVMKMLGMTLDMISLLGMSLVIGILVDDSTVVLENIERHFTHLGESPEDAAVNGRQEIGAAAVVITLVDVVVFFPIALVQGQVGRFLWEFAIVVVISTLTSLFVSFTITPTLAGLWALRSHWKAPKMINAFGDFFDRVREWYVHSALPWALGHKGLVAAVCALSFVGSIALVPLGLVGEEFVPTTDRGQIYIQSVFPVGTPLATVKSYLFKLEREIDQQGDVGGEATSAGAYSASFGAFVYQGNVGQIVVFLKDERKNSTSWWATRFSQMARKIIPQADTVSVPSTQTSGGNGQPIDMIVSDIYGGDPTEASRKVLALLKSIPNATHVSSSGSQLAPQIEVDFDRTKMNALNVDIGAAANAAGAAFGGNQVTQFETPQGLEEVQIIYPLDLRSDLKTLAAVPVRSQTGAIVHLGDFASFRYEPTPPIVTRTDRHNVVHVTGNYVPGSSLSSVQNAFFKKLPSLHLPVNIEVKASPLGSQEFMNQTLKGLGASMIFSVILVFLLMVALYNSYSSPFIIMFSVPVAAVGALSALMITHKTLNLFSLIGSILLIGIATKNGILLVDYANTLRSRGRDKLAAIKESAHTRFRPIIMTSFSIVAANIPLALGFEPGSGARTSLGTVIIGGVLSSLVLTLLLVPVAYMWLAPRDWKIPKEQKHSEQHPPAEVTERGLGAPA, encoded by the coding sequence GTGAGTCTCACTCGGCTCTTCGTCAGTCGCCCAACGCTGGTTTTCGTCATTGTCGCCCTGATGTCGTTCGCCGGCATCGTGTCGACTGCGGTCATCGTCAAGCAACTCTTCCCGAACGTCTCGCAGCCGACCGTCACAATCAATGTGCAATACAACGGTGCGTCCGTCACCGAGATGCGCGACAACATCGTCGCGCCGATCGAGCAACAGCTCGCCGGCACGACCGATCTGCAGACGATCAACTCGACGGTGCAGCAGGGCACTGCCTCGATCGTCGCAGTCTACTATCTCGGATCCGATATTGCAACCGACGTTGCGTTGACGCAGAAGGCGGTTCAGGCCGCCGAAAAAGAGCTGCCGACGAACCTGACGCCGCCGGTCATTCAGATTCGTGACCCGAGCCAGTCGGTCGTCATCAGCCTCGGCGTCTTCTCGCCGAAACTCAATACGGGTCAGCTCTCGCTGCTTGTCGACAACGTCATCGTTCCCCGCATTCAGCAGATCAAGGGCATTTCGAACGTTTTCGTGGGCGGCGACGTCATCCCGGCCTACGAAGTTGAAGCCGATCCCGCGAAGCTCGCGGCTCGAAATCTAACCCTCAACGATTTGATCAATACGCTCGCGAACGACAATCAACGCGTTCCCGGCGGTATCGCGTACGCGCCGAACCGCGAGACGTCGATCGACGTGCGCGGTGACATTACCACGCCGAGCACGATCGCGAATCTACCGGTCATCGTCTCGGGCGCGGGAGGCGCGAACGCGGGACTCAACTCGCTGCCCGGCGGCGTCGACACGTGGACCGCGAGCAACGCCGTTACGCGCATCGGCGACGTTGCGTCGGTCGTTGCAGGCAACGAGCTTCAACGCCGCTTCGCGCAGGTCAACGGTCGTCCGGGTTTGTTTCTTTTCATTCAAAAAGCGTCGGACGCAAGCGAAGTCGATTCGTCCGAGAACGTCTTACGCGATCTGCCGCAAATACAGCGCCAATTTCCTGAACTGCAATTCAAGCTGCTGAATACGCAGTCGCGCTTCACGACACAGCAGATCGATCTCGTAACCCGCACGCTCACCGAAGCCATGATCCTGACCGGCATTGCGATGCTCTTCTTCCTGCGCTCGTGGCGCAGCGCGATCGTCGTCTGCATCGCGATCCCGACGTCGCTTGCAATCGCTATGACCGTCATGAAGATGCTCGGGATGACGCTCGACATGATCTCGCTGCTCGGCATGTCGCTGGTCATCGGCATCCTCGTCGACGACTCGACGGTCGTGCTGGAAAACATCGAGCGTCACTTCACGCATCTGGGCGAGTCGCCCGAAGATGCCGCCGTCAACGGCCGCCAGGAAATCGGTGCTGCCGCCGTCGTGATCACGCTGGTCGACGTCGTGGTTTTCTTTCCAATCGCGCTCGTGCAAGGACAAGTCGGTCGATTCTTGTGGGAGTTCGCGATCGTCGTCGTTATCTCAACGCTCACCTCACTGTTTGTGTCGTTCACGATCACGCCGACGCTGGCCGGACTCTGGGCGTTGCGCTCGCACTGGAAAGCGCCGAAAATGATCAACGCATTCGGTGATTTCTTCGACCGCGTTCGCGAATGGTACGTGCATAGCGCGCTACCGTGGGCGCTCGGGCACAAGGGATTGGTCGCAGCGGTGTGCGCGCTATCATTCGTTGGATCGATCGCACTCGTACCGCTTGGACTCGTCGGCGAAGAGTTCGTGCCGACCACCGACCGCGGGCAGATTTACATCCAGTCGGTCTTTCCGGTCGGCACGCCGCTGGCGACTGTTAAAAGCTATCTCTTCAAGCTCGAGCGGGAAATCGACCAACAAGGTGACGTTGGCGGCGAAGCCACGTCGGCCGGCGCATACTCAGCCTCCTTCGGCGCATTCGTGTACCAGGGGAACGTCGGCCAAATCGTGGTTTTTCTCAAAGACGAACGCAAGAATTCCACTTCGTGGTGGGCGACGCGCTTCAGTCAAATGGCGCGTAAGATCATACCGCAGGCCGACACCGTCTCGGTTCCTTCGACCCAAACGTCGGGCGGGAATGGACAGCCGATCGATATGATCGTCTCGGACATATACGGAGGCGATCCGACGGAAGCTTCGCGTAAGGTTCTAGCGCTCCTCAAAAGCATCCCGAACGCGACGCACGTCAGTAGCTCCGGAAGCCAGCTCGCGCCGCAAATCGAGGTCGACTTCGATCGCACCAAGATGAATGCGCTCAACGTCGATATCGGCGCAGCGGCAAATGCGGCAGGCGCGGCCTTCGGCGGAAATCAGGTTACGCAATTCGAGACGCCGCAAGGTCTTGAAGAGGTTCAGATCATCTACCCGCTCGATTTGCGCAGCGACCTCAAGACGCTAGCAGCTGTTCCGGTTCGGTCGCAAACAGGCGCCATCGTCCATCTCGGCGATTTCGCGTCCTTCCGCTACGAGCCAACGCCGCCGATCGTGACGCGAACCGATCGCCACAATGTTGTACACGTCACCGGAAACTACGTGCCCGGCTCGTCTCTCTCATCCGTGCAGAACGCGTTCTTCAAGAAGCTGCCATCGCTCCACTTACCGGTGAACATCGAGGTCAAAGCGTCCCCGCTCGGCTCTCAAGAGTTCATGAATCAAACGCTCAAGGGTCTCGGAGCCTCGATGATCTTCTCGGTCATCCTCGTTTTCTTGCTGATGGTCGCACTTTATAACAGCTACAGCTCGCCGTTCATCATCATGTTCTCGGTCCCCGTCGCGGCCGTCGGCGCGCTTAGCGCGCTCATGATCACGCACAAGACGCTTAACCTCTTCTCATTGATCGGCTCGATCTTGTTGATCGGCATCGCTACGAAAAATGGGATCCTGCTGGTCGACTACGCGAACACTCTGCGCTCACGCGGTCGCGACAAACTCGCTGCGATCAAGGAGAGCGCACACACGCGATTCCGCCCGATCATCATGACCAGCTTCTCAATCGTCGCCGCGAACATTCCGTTGGCTTTGGGTTTCGAGCCGGGTTCGGGCGCGCGAACGAGTCTCGGTACCGTGATCATCGGAGGCGTCCTCAGTTCGCTCGTCCTGACGCTCTTGCTCGTCCCGGTCGCCTACATGTGGCTCGCACCGCGCGATTGGAAGATCCCCAAGGAGCAGAAGCATTCAGAGCAGCATCCGCCGGCTGAAGTCACCGAGCGCGGCCTCGGAGCGCCGGCGTGA
- a CDS encoding efflux RND transporter periplasmic adaptor subunit translates to MNPNEPLPGLIAPYQNVAIQSTLTEPADGVYVNEGDHVRKGEVIAVLDSADLSAQLESDLATARADAANTSHTVFQGKLSISQGVDQLHGASAAVQQTQKTLAFDTLTLQRDQQLLASGYIAQQTVDQQETLVHNDQQTLRSAQANQSSAQSNVQANGTSVGAPGLQQSSIQQSRAQEAQALASAKQVQVSIDKARIVSPVDGIVVNRNLNPGEYPGTRQLFTLQQVDPLYAVLQASGAQVAQIVQGARANINVSDLGGKKVSGPVVGILNQIVPGSTNFQVKVQLDNARGILRPGMAILGNVDLPSVNGVRVPVTAFTSPNRDRVLSVDEQGLVHTLQVSEVADDGKLAVVRGVPAGTRIVSDGQSSVGDGEKVAFEK, encoded by the coding sequence GTGAATCCTAACGAGCCCCTGCCGGGCCTCATCGCGCCGTACCAAAACGTGGCGATTCAATCCACGCTAACCGAGCCCGCAGATGGCGTCTACGTCAACGAGGGCGATCACGTGCGCAAGGGCGAGGTCATCGCGGTACTCGACAGCGCCGACTTGAGCGCACAGCTCGAATCGGATTTGGCAACGGCGCGCGCCGACGCCGCCAACACCTCGCACACGGTCTTTCAAGGGAAACTCTCGATATCGCAGGGCGTCGATCAATTGCACGGGGCAAGCGCCGCGGTGCAACAAACGCAAAAGACGCTCGCTTTCGATACGCTGACGCTTCAGCGCGACCAACAGCTGCTCGCAAGCGGATATATCGCGCAACAAACCGTCGATCAGCAGGAGACGCTCGTTCACAACGATCAGCAAACGCTGCGCTCCGCACAAGCAAATCAGTCCTCCGCGCAGTCAAACGTGCAAGCCAACGGCACGTCGGTAGGCGCTCCGGGTCTGCAGCAATCCTCGATCCAACAGTCGCGCGCACAAGAAGCACAAGCGCTCGCGAGCGCAAAACAAGTCCAAGTCTCGATCGACAAAGCGCGGATCGTCTCACCGGTCGACGGCATCGTCGTAAACCGCAATCTCAATCCGGGCGAGTATCCGGGAACGCGACAGCTCTTTACGCTGCAACAAGTCGACCCGCTCTACGCCGTCCTCCAAGCTTCGGGCGCACAGGTTGCGCAAATCGTTCAAGGCGCGCGGGCAAACATCAACGTTTCGGACCTCGGCGGAAAGAAAGTCAGCGGTCCGGTTGTCGGAATATTGAATCAAATCGTCCCCGGGTCGACCAACTTCCAGGTTAAGGTCCAGCTCGACAACGCGCGCGGAATCCTGCGCCCCGGCATGGCGATCCTTGGCAACGTCGATCTTCCCTCGGTGAACGGAGTGCGCGTTCCGGTAACGGCATTCACAAGTCCCAATCGCGATCGCGTCCTCAGCGTCGACGAACAAGGACTCGTGCACACACTCCAGGTTTCCGAAGTCGCTGACGACGGCAAGCTCGCCGTCGTGCGTGGCGTACCGGCCGGAACACGCATTGTTAGCGACGGCCAATCCAGCGTCGGCGACGGCGAGAAGGTCGCGTTCGAGAAGTGA
- a CDS encoding response regulator transcription factor, protein MDSTPPGARVLVVDDEVAIRDLLEYGLAQAGFDVRCARDGRAALDTVRAWTPEVIILDVMLPEVDGFTLLPALRRLTDVPIVMLSAKTATAEKITGLSRGADDYLAKPFELEELVARLHSALRRPRLQQRETFRYNDLVLDVSRRAVFRGKRRIELSTREFDLLLTFVQHPERVFTRAQLLDLVWGVDRDVVPNTVETYVSYLRAKIDSGEETKLIQTLRGVGYVLRSTPG, encoded by the coding sequence ATGGATTCCACGCCACCGGGAGCCCGCGTTCTGGTCGTCGACGATGAGGTCGCTATCCGGGATCTCTTGGAGTATGGCTTAGCGCAAGCCGGTTTCGACGTCCGCTGCGCGCGCGACGGACGGGCCGCGCTCGATACGGTGCGCGCGTGGACGCCCGAAGTAATAATCCTCGACGTCATGCTGCCTGAGGTTGACGGTTTCACGTTGTTACCGGCCTTGCGGCGCCTGACGGATGTCCCGATCGTGATGCTCAGCGCGAAGACGGCGACCGCGGAAAAGATTACCGGCCTTTCGCGCGGCGCGGACGATTACTTGGCGAAGCCTTTCGAGCTCGAAGAGCTCGTCGCGCGTTTGCACTCGGCATTGCGCCGGCCACGTTTGCAGCAGCGCGAGACATTTCGTTATAACGACCTCGTGCTGGACGTCTCGCGACGGGCGGTCTTCCGCGGGAAGCGGCGTATCGAACTCTCGACGCGTGAATTCGACTTACTCTTAACCTTCGTTCAGCATCCCGAGCGTGTGTTCACGCGCGCGCAGCTGCTCGATCTGGTCTGGGGCGTCGATCGCGACGTCGTGCCGAATACCGTGGAAACCTACGTCTCGTACCTGCGAGCGAAGATCGATAGTGGTGAGGAGACGAAGCTGATTCAGACATTGCGCGGCGTCGGGTACGTCTTGCGGTCGACGCCCGGTTGA
- a CDS encoding HAMP domain-containing sensor histidine kinase codes for MPNIGRRLLLIATVEVAVILGALVVAFAIFAFSSYVGAIGADLRATSMQIQDEIPTNAPLNAVEMARAVGNRYLRGDVLVVFVDGLRRVSLYRSPRPDTAPELLERTRGDFSADPKATGPFAQPILGLTYAFGLQWVRSRIDGVDVIVRPNDVVLFSAVDRFIFPLIVALIFAGLVAFAIARILTQQMLRPLVAVTGALERFASGDLTPQPIGADPRQEFGRLAIAYNGAIEQMERAFAQRDSANASMRQFIADAGHQLRTPLTVIRGFLGILLRGELRTPSDRERILQTMSSQTQIMASLIEKLMLLEQWESVGSTSVEPIDVGQLVSDVALPIAEANSERVLRIAAYPGPLAAIDPSDLTHAVTNLLDNALKYTSGAIDVGVRFENGHVAVDVADQGPGIDSAAAVHVFDRFYRGDNRDVPGSGLGLAIAKRAIERAGGTLTLESEPGSGSRFTITLPRIAVTAPL; via the coding sequence ATGCCGAACATCGGACGGCGCTTGCTGCTGATCGCAACCGTGGAAGTTGCGGTCATTCTCGGCGCGCTCGTCGTTGCGTTCGCGATCTTTGCGTTTAGCTCATACGTTGGTGCGATCGGCGCGGACCTGCGCGCGACGTCGATGCAAATTCAGGACGAAATTCCAACTAATGCACCCTTGAATGCGGTCGAGATGGCGCGCGCGGTCGGCAACCGCTACCTGCGCGGCGACGTACTGGTCGTATTTGTCGACGGCTTGCGTCGCGTTTCGCTTTACCGCAGTCCGCGGCCGGACACAGCGCCCGAGCTGCTGGAGCGGACCCGCGGCGATTTCTCGGCTGATCCGAAAGCGACCGGCCCCTTCGCGCAGCCGATCCTCGGACTTACGTACGCGTTCGGTCTGCAATGGGTCCGCTCGCGCATCGACGGTGTTGACGTGATCGTACGCCCCAACGACGTCGTCTTGTTTTCGGCTGTCGATCGCTTCATCTTTCCGCTCATCGTGGCCCTGATTTTTGCGGGTCTCGTTGCCTTCGCAATCGCCCGCATCTTGACCCAGCAAATGCTGCGACCGCTCGTCGCGGTGACGGGGGCGCTCGAGCGCTTTGCCTCAGGCGATCTTACGCCGCAGCCGATCGGCGCCGATCCCCGTCAAGAATTCGGCCGCTTGGCGATTGCGTATAACGGCGCGATCGAACAGATGGAACGCGCATTTGCACAACGCGACAGCGCTAATGCATCGATGCGTCAGTTCATTGCCGATGCCGGTCATCAGCTGCGAACGCCGCTCACGGTGATCCGCGGGTTTCTCGGGATTTTGCTTCGGGGAGAGTTGCGAACTCCAAGCGACCGCGAGCGCATTTTGCAGACGATGAGCAGTCAGACGCAAATTATGGCGTCCCTCATCGAGAAGCTCATGTTGCTCGAACAGTGGGAAAGCGTCGGTTCGACGAGTGTCGAGCCAATCGACGTCGGCCAGCTCGTCAGCGACGTCGCGCTTCCCATTGCAGAGGCCAATTCCGAACGCGTACTGCGGATCGCGGCGTATCCTGGGCCGCTTGCGGCTATCGACCCGAGCGACCTCACGCACGCGGTGACGAACCTGCTCGACAACGCGCTGAAATACACGAGCGGTGCAATCGATGTCGGGGTCCGTTTCGAGAACGGACACGTCGCCGTCGACGTCGCCGACCAAGGACCCGGCATCGACTCGGCCGCCGCAGTCCATGTCTTCGACCGGTTCTACCGGGGCGACAACCGCGACGTCCCGGGCTCCGGACTGGGATTGGCGATTGCCAAACGCGCCATCGAACGAGCCGGCGGAACCCTGACGCTCGAGAGCGAGCCGGGGAGCGGCTCGCGTTTCACGATCACGCTGCCGCGAATTGCTGTGACGGCCCCCCTCTAG
- a CDS encoding PilZ domain-containing protein, translating into MLAELVGWYAGREENRRRYPRLKRDYDAQYSLDAGHSWRPLKGVDLTGGGMCANSEREIPSVIVDIAMTLQGKNVRLRAQPIWHTDVSQGNRRTICYGFQFTSLGGGDWDAIMQWITGSDSPEMANMPSARIDESEIAHLVPRDLRERLLNELVQRNRLDRKTSPTAQFDYGGITHLNGHAMHRLTVHTKIKTPPANEMRYSTRFLCDESGDEIVVVN; encoded by the coding sequence ATGCTAGCGGAACTCGTCGGGTGGTATGCCGGGCGCGAGGAAAATCGTCGCAGGTATCCACGTCTTAAACGCGATTACGACGCACAGTATTCACTGGACGCGGGCCACTCGTGGCGCCCGCTCAAAGGCGTCGATCTGACCGGCGGCGGGATGTGCGCGAACAGCGAGCGCGAGATTCCAAGCGTCATCGTCGATATTGCGATGACGCTGCAGGGTAAGAACGTCCGTCTGCGAGCACAGCCGATCTGGCACACGGACGTCTCGCAAGGCAACAGGCGCACCATCTGTTATGGTTTTCAGTTCACGAGCCTCGGTGGCGGCGATTGGGACGCAATCATGCAGTGGATCACAGGATCCGATTCACCCGAAATGGCGAACATGCCGTCGGCGCGCATCGACGAATCGGAGATCGCCCATCTCGTACCGCGCGATTTACGCGAACGGCTGCTGAACGAGCTCGTGCAGCGCAATCGCTTGGACCGCAAAACGTCGCCGACCGCGCAGTTCGATTACGGGGGCATCACGCATTTGAACGGTCACGCAATGCACAGGTTGACGGTTCATACAAAAATCAAGACGCCGCCGGCCAACGAGATGCGCTATTCGACGCGCTTCTTGTGCGACGAATCCGGCGATGAAATCGTCGTCGTAAACTAG
- a CDS encoding DUF5069 domain-containing protein, with product MATSKNGSAPPVVPIVSTSAVGPLGVCHLPRMWLKVLLHASGRLPAGYRHGTGGFDETTANALGFDRDAFIEFVSTQHPTYMETEAWVRKNAQNLDAETIRKHNESIRRKKPLLMAKVQRAFVGLDDESILDATLLNDLDDWHTLHAQVTKGALPPLMISSFNAEITEVLKELLVATHASRAAIHVDMASFGFEPSKPAAETKRAGGEGSEIAKSEIVRGGKPAAWISVYGTRPWNDADSKALDRATTRAGEIIDEVSLTPVGHD from the coding sequence ATGGCAACCTCGAAAAACGGCAGCGCGCCGCCCGTCGTTCCCATCGTCAGCACCTCGGCGGTCGGGCCCCTCGGGGTCTGCCACCTGCCACGGATGTGGCTGAAGGTCTTGCTCCACGCGAGTGGCCGGCTTCCGGCCGGCTACCGCCACGGGACGGGCGGCTTTGACGAGACTACCGCTAATGCGCTCGGATTCGATCGTGACGCATTCATCGAATTCGTCAGCACGCAACATCCGACGTACATGGAGACCGAAGCCTGGGTTCGTAAGAACGCTCAGAACCTCGACGCCGAAACGATTCGCAAGCACAACGAGAGCATACGCCGCAAAAAGCCGTTACTGATGGCCAAGGTTCAGCGCGCGTTCGTCGGGCTGGACGACGAGAGCATTCTGGATGCCACGTTGCTCAACGATCTCGACGACTGGCACACGCTTCACGCGCAGGTCACGAAAGGCGCGTTGCCTCCGCTCATGATATCAAGCTTCAACGCCGAGATTACCGAGGTTCTGAAGGAACTACTCGTCGCGACGCACGCGAGTCGCGCCGCAATTCACGTCGACATGGCGTCGTTCGGCTTCGAGCCGTCGAAACCGGCAGCCGAAACGAAGCGCGCCGGCGGTGAGGGTTCGGAAATCGCAAAATCCGAGATCGTTCGCGGCGGGAAACCGGCCGCCTGGATCTCCGTTTACGGAACGCGCCCGTGGAACGATGCAGATTCGAAGGCACTCGACCGCGCGACCACTCGCGCCGGCGAGATCATCGACGAAGTAAGTTTAACGCCGGTCGGGCACGACTAG
- a CDS encoding thymidine kinase, whose product MAKLYFRYSAMNAGKSTALLQVAHNYEELGREVAIFSSHLDDRFGIGQITSRLGIQRRAATFDSKFDFSEAFESRSVDEFACILVDEAQFLTREQVRQLHRIAHVGEIPVICYGIRSDFLGEPFPGAAYLLTLADSLEELKTVCPCGRKATMNPRVDACGNRITLGEQIGIEGEHNYISLCGACFYKDNAAVPRLRAFGSTLGMTKGA is encoded by the coding sequence GTGGCAAAGCTGTACTTCCGCTATTCGGCGATGAACGCCGGCAAGTCGACCGCCCTTCTGCAGGTCGCGCACAACTATGAAGAGCTGGGACGCGAGGTCGCAATCTTCAGCTCGCATCTCGACGATCGTTTCGGCATCGGGCAGATCACGTCGCGCCTAGGGATTCAGCGACGCGCTGCAACGTTCGACTCCAAGTTCGATTTCTCCGAAGCGTTCGAATCGCGCTCCGTCGATGAATTCGCGTGCATCCTCGTCGACGAGGCCCAATTTCTCACGCGTGAACAAGTGCGGCAGTTGCACCGCATCGCGCACGTCGGTGAGATTCCAGTCATCTGCTACGGAATCCGCAGCGACTTCCTCGGCGAGCCCTTCCCGGGAGCCGCGTATCTGCTGACGCTCGCCGATAGTCTCGAAGAGTTGAAAACGGTGTGCCCGTGCGGGCGCAAGGCGACGATGAATCCGCGCGTCGACGCTTGCGGTAACCGGATTACGCTCGGCGAACAGATCGGCATCGAAGGCGAGCATAATTATATCTCGCTGTGCGGCGCGTGTTTTTATAAAGACAATGCGGCGGTCCCCCGGCTACGCGCCTTCGGCTCTACCCTAGGGATGACAAAAGGGGCTTAA
- a CDS encoding M20 family metallopeptidase, which produces MAGNGALELAAAYFDGGDFVADLARRVAIPTESQADVRVDVMRAYLEDELAPSLERAGFTACVWDNPNPRAGGFLFAERIEDTSLPTVLTYGHGDVVMGMEGRWREGLSPWTLVREGDRLYGRGAADNKGQHLINIAALEAVVRARGRLGFNCKVLIETGEEAGSPGLRDVCIRERAALAADVFIGSDGPRITAERPTIFLGNRGSFNFDMTVDLREGSHHSGNWGGALANPAVILSHALSTITSPRGQILVDGWLPRELPKRVRELVRDLAIGEGDDSPEIDPDWGEPGLSPPEKVYGWNTFEILAFGAGNPERPVNAIPGKASAHCSLRFVVGSDPEGFLPALRRHLDARGFAVVQLQRAKKGYFDATRLDPDNPWVAWIAESLASATNKDIALLPNLGGSLPNAVFAHDLGLPTIWIPHSYPACSQHAVNEHLLASVAREALLMMTSLFWDLGDAKSVKPLLSSLG; this is translated from the coding sequence TTGGCAGGAAACGGGGCTCTAGAACTAGCCGCGGCCTATTTCGACGGCGGAGATTTCGTCGCCGATCTCGCGCGCCGCGTTGCGATTCCAACCGAGAGCCAAGCCGACGTTCGCGTGGACGTCATGCGCGCCTATCTCGAAGACGAGCTTGCGCCCTCACTCGAGCGCGCCGGTTTCACCGCGTGCGTCTGGGACAATCCGAATCCGCGAGCGGGCGGATTTCTTTTTGCCGAGCGCATCGAAGACACGTCGCTCCCCACGGTGTTGACGTACGGTCACGGCGACGTCGTAATGGGGATGGAAGGCCGTTGGCGCGAGGGCCTTTCGCCCTGGACGCTGGTGCGCGAAGGCGATCGTCTTTACGGCCGTGGTGCAGCCGACAACAAGGGCCAGCATCTGATCAACATCGCGGCGCTCGAAGCCGTCGTCCGGGCACGTGGACGCCTTGGCTTCAACTGTAAGGTTCTGATCGAGACCGGCGAGGAAGCCGGCTCACCCGGTCTGCGCGACGTTTGCATTCGCGAACGAGCGGCGCTCGCAGCCGACGTCTTCATCGGTTCCGACGGTCCGCGCATCACAGCCGAACGTCCGACCATCTTTTTGGGCAATCGCGGCTCATTCAATTTCGACATGACGGTCGATCTGCGCGAAGGCTCGCATCATTCGGGCAACTGGGGTGGTGCGCTTGCAAATCCCGCCGTGATCTTATCGCACGCGCTTTCAACGATAACGAGTCCGCGCGGACAGATCCTGGTCGACGGCTGGCTTCCGCGCGAGCTGCCCAAACGCGTGCGAGAGCTGGTGCGCGATCTCGCGATCGGCGAAGGCGACGATTCGCCCGAGATAGACCCGGACTGGGGAGAACCCGGACTTTCACCGCCCGAGAAAGTCTACGGCTGGAACACGTTCGAGATTTTGGCCTTCGGTGCGGGCAATCCCGAGCGGCCGGTCAATGCAATTCCCGGAAAAGCGAGCGCGCATTGTTCGCTTCGGTTCGTCGTCGGCAGCGATCCCGAAGGTTTCTTGCCCGCGCTTCGCAGGCATCTGGATGCGCGCGGCTTTGCCGTCGTCCAATTGCAACGCGCGAAAAAAGGCTACTTCGATGCGACGCGTCTCGATCCGGATAATCCGTGGGTGGCGTGGATTGCCGAATCGCTTGCGAGTGCAACGAACAAAGACATCGCGCTCTTGCCGAATCTCGGCGGCTCGTTACCGAACGCCGTTTTCGCGCACGACCTCGGCTTGCCGACGATCTGGATTCCACACTCCTATCCGGCGTGCTCGCAGCACGCGGTCAACGAGCATCTGCTCGCGTCGGTAGCGCGTGAAGCGTTGCTGATGATGACGTCGCTCTTTTGGGATCTCGGCGACGCGAAGAGCGTTAAGCCCCTTTTGTCATCCCTAGGGTAG